In Sphingopyxis sp. 113P3, one DNA window encodes the following:
- a CDS encoding CHAT domain-containing protein, with translation MTARYGFPVFLAALAFGATGAAQAQGDDPTLRDSFAIGDQGGSLCEVQATVRDSVVEGMFDRAWIVLCRDASQPVGYVRMLRASPAEAMARVERGRAGAIECDGAGACTVRGSSIAWRTRIEADGATSYAAEGFAAYGDALDLALESIRRRAVVPGVIKVATTSVGGADGFARTLAGTIDVDKALAEGYRRNHSGDYADAAEFFEALSRRAPGEQQSAGIDPTEFTLNRALQKSNLGEFAEAERLFAEVEAIPTSDPVQQRLRRNFRAIHALNQRDYDGAAAALQTPIPPLESAVRIEGDAVTLTPEIVAGVNGGASARALQQTSDRERLTPAERAMIIDAQATHLLGTVERLRGNAAAAKRAQLKGLADALSVREGRVTSIVRLRSQMLGELALSEEALGDNGAADARFRESVAALAVEYPETNALASARARYAAFLARRGQDEQALGIYKEVVNALANSRRSTTGMANMMAPYYRLLAARAKTDSAAIGDFFVASQLQIRPGVADTQAVLARELSGGNGEAARLFRQVTNLNRDIERARIEDARLAQLPGTPEIAALRADLKTRLDNLGFQQAETIAQLSAFPQYRVVEPGKLDLAELQQVLRAGEAYLKMLVVGDAVYAMLIEHDGAKLWRSDISASGLENAVDAIRSTISIVENGRRVTYPFDARTARKLYTQLFGPVADQLPGVSHLVFEPDGAMLRLPINLLITSDQGLADYEQRLADPDADPFDMRQIAWLGRSARPSTSVSALAFRNARQAAPSRASNEYFGLGQNQPVLGALPSSGTRGGEASGIDGDCQWDISQWSRPISADELVTARNAMGRDAAALLIGSAFTDTAVKTRADLDQYRIIHFATHGLVTAPRPSCPARPVLVTSFGEGDSDGLLSFQEIYDLKLDADLVILSACDTAGAASVAATREAGVSSGGGNALDGLVRAFIGAGGRSVIASHWPAPDDFDATKRLIGGLFAASKGESVADALWATQTTLMDDKQTSHPYYWSGFAIIGDGGQPLLQPPGATAAARQGREAAGNAG, from the coding sequence ATGACCGCTCGATATGGCTTTCCTGTGTTCCTCGCCGCCCTTGCCTTCGGCGCCACGGGTGCCGCTCAGGCGCAGGGCGATGATCCGACGCTGCGTGACAGCTTCGCGATCGGCGATCAGGGAGGCTCGCTGTGCGAGGTGCAGGCGACGGTGCGCGACAGCGTGGTCGAGGGGATGTTCGACCGCGCGTGGATCGTCCTTTGCCGCGATGCAAGCCAGCCCGTCGGTTATGTCCGCATGCTGCGCGCAAGCCCCGCCGAAGCCATGGCGCGCGTCGAGCGCGGGCGCGCGGGAGCGATCGAATGTGATGGGGCGGGCGCCTGCACCGTGAGGGGCAGCAGCATCGCCTGGCGCACGCGGATCGAGGCCGATGGCGCGACGAGCTATGCCGCCGAAGGCTTTGCCGCCTATGGCGACGCGCTCGATCTCGCGCTCGAATCGATCCGCCGCCGGGCCGTCGTGCCGGGCGTGATCAAGGTTGCCACCACCTCAGTGGGCGGCGCCGATGGTTTTGCCCGCACGCTCGCCGGCACGATCGACGTCGACAAGGCGCTCGCAGAGGGATATCGGCGCAACCACAGCGGCGACTACGCCGATGCCGCCGAATTCTTCGAGGCGCTGTCGCGCCGCGCACCGGGTGAGCAGCAGTCCGCCGGGATCGATCCGACCGAGTTCACGCTCAACCGCGCGCTCCAGAAATCGAATCTCGGCGAATTTGCCGAGGCGGAGCGGTTGTTCGCCGAGGTCGAGGCGATACCGACCAGCGACCCGGTGCAGCAGCGACTTCGCCGAAATTTCCGGGCGATCCACGCGCTGAACCAGCGCGATTATGATGGCGCGGCGGCGGCTCTCCAGACCCCCATCCCGCCGCTCGAAAGTGCCGTGAGGATCGAAGGCGACGCGGTGACGCTGACCCCCGAAATCGTCGCCGGGGTCAACGGCGGCGCCTCGGCGCGCGCGCTTCAGCAAACCTCGGACCGCGAGCGCCTGACCCCCGCTGAGCGGGCGATGATCATCGACGCGCAGGCAACACATCTTCTCGGCACGGTCGAGCGCCTGCGCGGCAATGCCGCGGCTGCGAAACGGGCCCAGCTGAAGGGGCTCGCCGATGCGCTTTCGGTCCGCGAAGGGCGCGTGACCTCGATTGTCCGGCTGCGCTCGCAAATGCTCGGCGAACTTGCCCTTTCCGAAGAGGCGCTCGGCGACAATGGGGCGGCTGACGCGCGCTTTCGCGAATCGGTGGCTGCGCTGGCGGTCGAATATCCCGAAACCAACGCGCTCGCCTCGGCGCGCGCGCGCTATGCGGCGTTCCTCGCGCGCCGCGGGCAGGACGAGCAGGCGCTCGGCATTTACAAGGAGGTGGTGAACGCGCTCGCAAACTCGCGGCGTTCAACCACCGGCATGGCGAACATGATGGCGCCCTATTACCGGCTGCTCGCGGCGCGCGCCAAGACCGATTCTGCGGCAATCGGCGACTTCTTCGTCGCGAGCCAGTTGCAGATCCGGCCGGGCGTTGCCGACACGCAGGCGGTGCTTGCGCGCGAGCTTTCGGGCGGCAATGGCGAAGCCGCACGGCTCTTCCGGCAAGTGACCAACCTCAACCGCGACATCGAGCGCGCGCGAATCGAGGATGCGCGGCTGGCGCAGCTCCCCGGGACCCCTGAGATCGCGGCGCTGCGCGCCGACCTCAAGACGCGGCTCGACAATCTGGGCTTTCAGCAGGCGGAGACAATCGCCCAGCTATCGGCCTTTCCGCAATATCGCGTTGTCGAACCCGGCAAGCTCGACCTTGCCGAGCTTCAGCAAGTCCTGAGAGCGGGCGAAGCCTATTTGAAGATGCTCGTCGTTGGCGACGCCGTCTACGCCATGCTGATCGAGCACGACGGTGCAAAGCTGTGGCGCTCCGACATCAGCGCCTCGGGCCTTGAAAATGCGGTCGACGCGATCCGCTCGACGATCTCGATCGTCGAGAATGGCCGCCGCGTGACCTATCCCTTCGATGCAAGGACCGCGCGCAAACTCTACACGCAATTGTTCGGCCCCGTTGCCGATCAGCTTCCAGGGGTTTCGCATTTGGTCTTCGAACCCGATGGGGCGATGCTGCGGCTTCCGATCAATCTGCTTATCACCTCGGACCAGGGGCTTGCCGATTATGAGCAGCGGCTCGCCGATCCCGACGCCGACCCGTTCGACATGCGACAGATCGCCTGGCTGGGTCGATCGGCACGCCCGAGCACTTCGGTCTCTGCGCTCGCCTTCCGCAATGCGCGTCAGGCCGCGCCATCGCGTGCCTCCAACGAATATTTCGGCCTTGGGCAGAACCAGCCCGTCCTCGGCGCACTGCCTTCGAGCGGAACGCGCGGAGGCGAAGCCTCGGGGATTGACGGCGACTGCCAGTGGGACATTTCGCAGTGGAGCCGCCCGATCTCGGCCGATGAGCTTGTCACCGCGCGCAACGCGATGGGACGCGACGCGGCAGCGCTTCTGATCGGCAGCGCCTTCACCGACACAGCGGTCAAGACCCGCGCGGATCTCGACCAATATCGGATCATCCATTTTGCAACCCATGGATTGGTCACGGCTCCCCGCCCGTCGTGTCCCGCACGTCCTGTGCTGGTCACCTCGTTCGGTGAGGGCGATTCGGATGGGCTGCTCAGCTTTCAGGAGATTTACGATCTCAAGCTCGATGCCGACCTCGTCATCCTGTCGGCTTGCGATACCGCGGGCGCCGCTTCGGTCGCAGCGACGCGCGAGGCGGGCGTGTCGAGCGGCGGCGGCAACGCACTCGACGGTCTCGTGCGCGCCTTCATCGGCGCCGGGGGCCGCTCGGTGATCGCAAGCCATTGGCCCGCACCCGACGATTTCGACGCGACCAAGCGACTGATCGGCGGCTTGTTCGCAGCATCGAAGGGGGAAAGCGTGGCTGACGCGCTGTGGGCCACCCAGACGACGCTCATGGACGACAAGCAAACCTCACACCCTTATTATTGGTCAGGTTTTGCCATCATCGGCGACGGCGGACAGCCCCTGCTGCAGCCTCCGGGGGCGACCGCCGCCGCGCGGCAAGGCAGGGAGGCGGCGGGGAACGCCGGCTGA
- a CDS encoding DUF1476 domain-containing protein → MSAFDDRGRAQEAKFARDQDVLFRITARRNRLLGEWAAARMGLTPEETDAYAKAVVQADFEEAGDEDVIRKLAGDLTAANVEISDAEIRAALNEKAAEARRQFIDSEN, encoded by the coding sequence ATGAGCGCATTCGACGACCGCGGCCGGGCCCAGGAAGCAAAGTTCGCCCGCGACCAGGACGTGCTGTTCCGCATTACCGCGCGGCGCAACCGCCTTCTCGGCGAGTGGGCGGCAGCGCGCATGGGCCTGACGCCCGAGGAGACCGACGCTTATGCAAAGGCAGTCGTGCAGGCCGATTTCGAAGAAGCAGGCGACGAGGATGTGATCCGCAAGCTCGCAGGTGACCTGACCGCCGCCAATGTCGAGATCAGCGATGCTGAAATCCGCGCAGCGCTCAACGAAAAGGCGGCCGAGGCGCGCCGCCAGTTCATCGACAGCGAGAATTGA
- a CDS encoding class I SAM-dependent methyltransferase: protein MFRTLTFALLLQAAVPLAATSAAAPDYSAAIADPARPAADRERDTRRKPAELLAFAEVAPGETVGDFVMGSGYVTRLLAAAVGPEGRVFAFQPAEFIAFQKQYGEDQAAVDAAYANVDAVSGPFAAPPFPVPLETIITVQNFHDLYLKPFPEDTGDKASAALFRALKPGGTLVVVDHSAAAGSGTTLSDSLHRIDKAAVIAALTRAGFTLEAESDLYTQPEDPRTANVFDPSIRGRTDQFALRFRKPE, encoded by the coding sequence ATGTTCCGCACGCTTACCTTCGCCCTGCTTCTTCAGGCCGCCGTCCCGCTCGCGGCCACGTCTGCGGCCGCCCCAGATTACAGCGCCGCGATCGCCGACCCCGCCCGCCCCGCTGCCGACCGCGAGCGCGATACACGGCGCAAGCCCGCCGAACTACTCGCTTTCGCCGAGGTGGCTCCAGGTGAGACGGTCGGTGATTTCGTGATGGGAAGCGGCTATGTCACCCGCCTTCTTGCCGCCGCAGTCGGACCCGAAGGCCGCGTCTTTGCTTTTCAGCCGGCAGAGTTCATCGCCTTCCAGAAGCAATATGGCGAAGATCAGGCCGCGGTTGACGCGGCCTATGCGAATGTCGACGCGGTCAGCGGTCCCTTCGCGGCGCCGCCCTTCCCCGTACCGCTCGAAACGATCATCACCGTGCAGAATTTCCACGACCTGTACCTCAAGCCCTTCCCTGAAGACACGGGCGACAAGGCCAGCGCCGCCCTGTTCCGGGCCTTGAAGCCCGGAGGGACGCTGGTTGTCGTCGACCACAGCGCCGCCGCCGGTAGCGGAACCACCCTCTCCGACAGCCTCCACCGCATCGACAAGGCGGCGGTGATCGCGGCGCTGACAAGGGCCGGCTTCACGCTCGAGGCGGAAAGCGACCTCTATACGCAGCCCGAAGATCCGCGTACCGCGAATGTCTTCGACCCTTCCATTCGCGGCAGGACCGACCAGTTCGCGCTTCGCTTCCGCAAACCCGAGTGA
- the grxD gene encoding Grx4 family monothiol glutaredoxin codes for MTDPATHDRIAKLVGDHPVLLFMKGTPLFPQCGFSSRAIAMLDRLGVEYETVDVLQDMEIRQGIKEYSDWPTIPQLYVKGEFIGGSDIMMEMWEAGELHTLMDGIPTRAQ; via the coding sequence ATGACTGACCCCGCCACCCACGACCGCATCGCCAAGCTGGTTGGCGACCATCCGGTGCTGCTGTTCATGAAGGGCACGCCGCTCTTTCCCCAGTGCGGCTTTTCCTCGCGCGCCATCGCGATGCTCGACCGGCTCGGCGTCGAATATGAGACGGTTGACGTGCTGCAGGACATGGAGATCCGCCAGGGGATCAAGGAATATTCCGACTGGCCGACGATCCCGCAGCTTTACGTCAAGGGCGAGTTTATCGGTGGCAGCGACATCATGATGGAGATGTGGGAGGCCGGCGAACTCCACACGTTGATGGATGGAATTCCCACGCGGGCCCAATAG
- a CDS encoding alkylphosphonate utilization protein gives MTDDEDYVYDEASGEWLPASEARARAEAAAAGPEVRDAVGNLLADGDSVVLVKDLHVKGAGQTLKVGTVIKSIRLTGDEQEIDCRHEGIKGLVLRAEFVRKR, from the coding sequence ATGACCGACGACGAGGACTATGTTTATGATGAGGCGAGCGGGGAATGGTTGCCCGCAAGCGAAGCTCGCGCCCGCGCCGAAGCAGCGGCAGCGGGCCCCGAGGTTCGCGATGCGGTGGGCAATCTCCTCGCCGACGGCGACTCGGTCGTGCTGGTCAAGGATTTGCACGTGAAGGGCGCGGGGCAGACGCTGAAGGTCGGCACCGTGATCAAATCGATCCGGCTGACCGGGGACGAGCAGGAAATCGACTGTCGCCACGAAGGCATCAAGGGGTTGGTGCTGCGCGCCGAATTTGTCCGCAAACGCTAG
- a CDS encoding adenylate/guanylate cyclase domain-containing protein has product MARGEDIAVTSDPASPADRPSAVPLAKRVRRLVTQLGPSRLAATIVFLCLAVLMARLCWQLPLARDAERALYDARATVMAPHVGQDKRIVMITYNDETLFNTGIRSPLDRTLLARALANIDLMGAKAIGIDIGFDSPRPDDALLQQQLRAMRTPTWLAYVEQASNPDTIFYEQQKFLQSFIAEVTTARTRPTSVLFHTDDDGVIRNWPARPAGLPPLMANALAPVDAAHADYRGAIRFLLPARAEAGQEEPVFANLPIDAFAVPMDEETRAGFAEMIKGRYVLIGGDIIDVDRFNTPLSRFPDAVTGRNETMIGLEVHAHMLAQQLDKAWLSPIPGSALWVIAVLVVAAGGLTSLIDVRARWVALAFLAQMIFFAVFPFWMQGRGVDTTTLPAFGWAIGWLLGYAAVGTAARTIGSRQRAFAQSALGKYLPADVAAQIMRDPDQLSLHGERRNIYCIFTDLEGFTKLSHAVTPETVARLLNEYLDRLSDIVLDHGGTIDKFVGDAVVAFWGAPLSRPDDGERAAAAAVAMYEAGEAFRIDMAEGVPPLGMTRVGLHVGDAIVGNFGGDGRIQYTALGDSMNTASRLESANKSLKTGVLISAEAAERSGRTDLVPMGRVTLRGRARAVDVFTPRPDLTEEQRARIAAMVAAHEAGKKSVYVTCATAVKAEHTHDAAIMFLIERLNETERGESYVLS; this is encoded by the coding sequence ATGGCGCGGGGGGAGGATATCGCGGTCACGTCGGACCCGGCATCGCCCGCGGATCGCCCGTCAGCCGTTCCTCTGGCAAAGCGCGTTCGGCGGCTGGTCACTCAGCTTGGCCCCTCGCGTCTCGCTGCGACGATCGTCTTTCTCTGCCTTGCGGTGCTGATGGCCCGGCTCTGCTGGCAGCTTCCGCTCGCGCGCGATGCCGAGCGCGCGCTCTACGACGCGCGGGCGACCGTGATGGCGCCGCATGTCGGTCAGGACAAGCGCATCGTCATGATCACCTATAATGACGAGACCCTCTTCAATACCGGCATCCGCTCGCCGCTCGACCGAACCCTTCTCGCGCGGGCGCTCGCCAACATCGACCTGATGGGAGCGAAGGCAATCGGCATCGATATCGGCTTCGATTCGCCGCGGCCCGATGACGCGCTCCTGCAGCAGCAGCTGCGCGCGATGCGGACGCCAACCTGGCTCGCCTACGTCGAACAGGCAAGCAACCCCGACACGATCTTCTATGAACAGCAGAAATTCCTGCAGTCCTTCATCGCCGAGGTGACGACCGCTAGGACCCGGCCGACGAGCGTGCTGTTTCACACCGATGATGACGGCGTCATCCGCAATTGGCCGGCCCGGCCCGCGGGGCTGCCGCCGCTGATGGCAAACGCGCTGGCCCCGGTCGACGCTGCCCACGCCGATTATCGCGGCGCGATCCGCTTCCTCCTCCCCGCGCGCGCGGAGGCCGGTCAGGAAGAACCCGTGTTCGCCAACCTGCCGATCGACGCCTTTGCCGTCCCGATGGATGAGGAGACGCGCGCCGGCTTCGCTGAAATGATCAAGGGACGCTACGTGCTGATCGGCGGCGACATCATCGACGTCGATCGGTTCAATACCCCGCTCAGCCGCTTTCCCGACGCCGTGACCGGACGCAATGAAACAATGATCGGGCTCGAGGTCCACGCACATATGCTGGCGCAGCAGCTCGACAAGGCATGGCTCAGCCCGATTCCTGGTTCGGCGCTGTGGGTGATCGCGGTGCTTGTGGTCGCCGCGGGCGGGCTTACCAGCCTGATTGACGTGCGCGCGCGCTGGGTCGCCCTCGCCTTTCTCGCCCAGATGATCTTCTTCGCCGTCTTCCCGTTCTGGATGCAGGGCCGCGGGGTCGACACCACGACGCTTCCCGCCTTCGGCTGGGCGATCGGCTGGCTCCTGGGATATGCCGCGGTCGGCACCGCCGCGCGCACGATCGGGTCGCGCCAGCGCGCCTTTGCCCAGTCGGCCCTCGGCAAATATCTTCCCGCTGACGTGGCCGCCCAGATCATGCGCGATCCCGATCAACTTTCGCTGCACGGCGAGCGGCGCAATATCTATTGCATCTTCACCGACCTTGAAGGCTTCACCAAATTGAGCCACGCGGTCACTCCCGAAACGGTCGCACGGCTTCTCAATGAATATCTTGACCGCCTCTCGGACATCGTTCTCGATCATGGCGGCACGATCGACAAGTTCGTGGGCGACGCCGTGGTCGCATTCTGGGGGGCACCGCTCAGCCGGCCCGATGATGGCGAACGCGCCGCAGCGGCCGCGGTCGCCATGTATGAGGCGGGCGAGGCCTTTCGCATCGACATGGCCGAAGGGGTGCCGCCGCTCGGCATGACACGCGTCGGGCTGCACGTCGGCGACGCGATTGTCGGTAATTTCGGTGGCGATGGCCGCATCCAGTACACCGCGCTTGGCGACAGCATGAACACAGCCTCACGCCTCGAATCGGCGAACAAGAGCCTCAAGACCGGGGTGCTGATTTCCGCCGAGGCTGCCGAGCGGTCGGGACGCACCGATCTGGTACCGATGGGCCGGGTCACATTGCGCGGGCGCGCGCGCGCGGTCGATGTGTTCACGCCGCGTCCCGATCTCACCGAAGAGCAGCGCGCGCGAATTGCGGCGATGGTCGCCGCGCACGAAGCGGGAAAAAAAAGCGTCTATGTGACCTGCGCCACAGCGGTGAAGGCTGAACATACGCACGATGCAGCCATCATGTTTCTGATCGAACGTCTGAACGAGACCGAAAGAGGAGAAAGCTATGTTCTGTCCTGA
- a CDS encoding BolA family protein, which produces MREEDLRAMIAAAFPDATVTITDLAGDGDHYAAHVVSAAFRGMTRVAQHKAVYAALGGRMGGELHALQLTTGVPS; this is translated from the coding sequence ATGCGCGAAGAGGATCTGCGGGCCATGATCGCCGCCGCCTTTCCCGATGCGACGGTCACGATTACCGACCTTGCGGGCGACGGCGACCATTATGCCGCGCATGTTGTCAGCGCTGCGTTTCGCGGCATGACCCGCGTCGCCCAGCACAAGGCGGTCTATGCAGCGCTCGGCGGACGCATGGGCGGTGAACTTCATGCCTTGCAATTGACCACCGGCGTTCCTTCATAG
- a CDS encoding N-acyl-D-amino-acid deacylase family protein, translated as MYDLVIRGGTVVDGTGAAPFVADVAIEGDRIAAVGANLGSGREEIDASGKIVAPGFVDVHTHYDGQATWDAEMAPSSWHGVTTVVMGNCGVGFAPAKPDRHEWLISLMEGVEDIPGSALAEGMRWDWETFPEYMDALERLPRTIDVACHVPHGAVRAYVLGDREKPGAIPTEEDIAEMSRIVEEGVRAGALGFSTSRTVLHKSVDGELVPGTTATAEELIAIGRAMGRVGYGVFEMASDLKREWNEFQWMGDLSRETGLPVTFAALQSIAKELPLEEQIEEMRRQNATGANIVAQIALRGNGVIMAWQGTVHPFRFKPAWNEIEGLPWEAQLAHLKDPAFRTRMTQEPNVYPESDILDFLKVVAEGWPVHFEMDPDFNYEPRMDESIAARAAAAGVTPAEYAYDLLMKDDGKGFIYFPILNYRDGNLNFLEALQAADDTVNSLSDGGAHCGTICDAASPTFMLQHWVRDRKGHRIALEHAIKRQCRDTALLYGLDDRGLLAPGYLADLNVIDMERLKLGKPWLAFDLPAGGKRLLQKAEGYVATIKSGVVTFRDGEMQGPTPGGVIRGPQRVEMAMAAE; from the coding sequence ATGTACGATCTGGTAATTCGCGGCGGCACGGTCGTCGATGGCACGGGCGCCGCTCCCTTCGTTGCCGATGTCGCGATCGAGGGTGACCGAATTGCCGCGGTGGGCGCCAATCTGGGCTCCGGTCGCGAAGAGATCGACGCCAGCGGCAAGATTGTCGCGCCGGGCTTTGTCGACGTCCACACCCATTATGACGGGCAGGCGACCTGGGATGCGGAAATGGCGCCGTCGAGCTGGCACGGGGTCACCACCGTCGTGATGGGCAATTGCGGGGTCGGCTTCGCGCCGGCGAAGCCCGACCGCCACGAGTGGCTGATTTCGCTGATGGAGGGGGTCGAGGACATCCCGGGCTCTGCGCTCGCGGAAGGCATGCGCTGGGATTGGGAGACGTTTCCCGAATATATGGACGCGCTCGAACGGCTGCCGCGCACCATCGATGTGGCGTGCCATGTTCCACATGGCGCGGTGCGGGCCTATGTGCTCGGCGACCGCGAAAAGCCTGGCGCGATTCCGACCGAAGAAGACATAGCGGAGATGTCGCGCATCGTCGAGGAAGGCGTGCGCGCGGGCGCCCTGGGATTCTCGACCAGCCGCACCGTGCTTCACAAATCGGTCGATGGCGAACTCGTTCCCGGGACCACCGCGACGGCCGAGGAACTGATCGCGATCGGCCGTGCGATGGGGCGCGTGGGCTATGGCGTATTCGAAATGGCGAGCGATCTGAAGCGCGAGTGGAACGAGTTTCAGTGGATGGGGGACCTTAGCCGCGAGACCGGCCTGCCGGTGACTTTCGCGGCGCTCCAGTCGATCGCCAAGGAGCTGCCGCTCGAGGAGCAGATCGAGGAAATGCGGCGCCAGAACGCGACCGGCGCGAATATTGTCGCGCAGATCGCGCTGCGCGGCAACGGGGTGATCATGGCCTGGCAGGGCACCGTTCACCCCTTCCGCTTCAAGCCCGCGTGGAACGAGATTGAGGGACTGCCCTGGGAAGCGCAGCTTGCACATCTCAAGGATCCCGCCTTCCGCACCCGCATGACGCAGGAGCCCAACGTCTATCCCGAGAGCGATATCCTCGACTTCCTGAAGGTCGTCGCCGAAGGCTGGCCGGTTCATTTCGAGATGGACCCCGACTTCAACTACGAGCCGCGGATGGACGAGAGCATCGCCGCGCGCGCGGCGGCTGCGGGGGTGACGCCCGCCGAATATGCCTATGATCTTCTGATGAAGGACGATGGCAAGGGCTTCATCTATTTCCCCATCCTCAACTATCGCGACGGCAACCTCAATTTCCTCGAGGCCCTGCAGGCGGCGGACGACACGGTGAACAGCCTGTCGGACGGCGGCGCGCATTGCGGCACGATCTGCGACGCGGCCTCGCCAACCTTCATGCTGCAGCACTGGGTGCGCGACCGCAAAGGCCATCGGATTGCGCTTGAACATGCGATCAAGCGCCAGTGCCGGGACACGGCGCTTCTCTATGGGCTCGACGACCGCGGCCTGCTCGCACCGGGCTATCTTGCCGACCTCAACGTGATCGACATGGAGAGGCTGAAACTCGGCAAACCCTGGCTCGCCTTCGACTTGCCCGCGGGCGGCAAACGGCTGCTGCAAAAGGCCGAGGGTTATGTCGCGACCATCAAGTCGGGCGTGGTCACCTTCCGGGATGGCGAGATGCAGGGACCCACGCCGGGCGGCGTGATCCGCGGCCCGCAGCGCGTTGAAATGGCGATGGCGGCGGAGTGA
- the nhaA gene encoding Na+/H+ antiporter NhaA — MAPRSVPRSALRGFLESESAGGILLILAAALAMIVANSSLGTVYHDTIHAVTGPTLTEKLGPMTVHLWINDGLMAVFFLLVGLEIKREFVDGRLASWDRRRLPMIAAAAGMVVPAILYTLFAGREPGLAQGWAIPAATDIAFAIGVLALLGKRAPTSLKLFLVTVAIVDDMGAVAIIALFYTAKIDLAALAAAAVLLGILFALNRAGVKRLSLYLLMFVLLWYAMLLSGVHATIAGVLAAMAIPFESTPGAPDSATSPLHRLEHALHPWVAFAIVPLFGFANAGVDLGGLTADQAFAPLPLGIAAGLFLGKQIGIFGSVWLSVRFGIAGRLRGATWLQVYGVALLCGIGFTMSLFIGSLAFPGNALLIEEAKIGILMGSLIAALAGFAVLRFAPPHPDHAAIEADSAAEIDTDGDVRDTSETKGAVPV, encoded by the coding sequence ATGGCTCCCCGCTCCGTCCCTCGCTCCGCACTGCGCGGCTTCCTCGAAAGCGAGAGCGCCGGGGGAATATTGCTGATCCTCGCGGCGGCGCTGGCAATGATCGTTGCCAACTCCTCCCTCGGTACGGTCTATCATGACACCATCCATGCGGTGACCGGCCCGACACTGACCGAGAAGCTCGGCCCGATGACGGTGCATTTGTGGATCAACGACGGGTTGATGGCGGTCTTCTTCCTGCTCGTTGGCCTCGAAATCAAACGCGAGTTCGTCGATGGCCGGCTCGCCAGCTGGGACCGGCGGCGGCTGCCGATGATCGCGGCGGCAGCGGGGATGGTGGTGCCCGCAATCCTCTATACCCTGTTCGCCGGGCGCGAGCCGGGGCTCGCCCAAGGCTGGGCGATCCCGGCAGCGACGGACATTGCCTTTGCGATCGGCGTTCTCGCCCTGCTCGGCAAGCGCGCGCCCACATCGCTCAAGCTCTTCCTCGTCACCGTCGCGATCGTCGACGACATGGGGGCGGTTGCGATCATCGCCCTTTTCTACACCGCAAAGATCGACCTCGCCGCGCTCGCCGCCGCAGCGGTGCTGCTCGGGATCTTGTTTGCGCTCAATCGTGCAGGCGTGAAGCGTTTGAGCCTCTACCTGCTGATGTTTGTGCTTCTCTGGTATGCGATGCTCTTGTCCGGGGTCCATGCGACGATCGCCGGGGTGCTCGCGGCGATGGCCATCCCGTTCGAGAGTACACCGGGCGCACCCGACAGCGCGACGTCACCGCTGCACCGGCTCGAACATGCGCTTCACCCCTGGGTCGCTTTCGCAATCGTGCCGCTGTTCGGCTTTGCGAACGCCGGGGTCGACCTCGGCGGGCTCACCGCAGATCAGGCCTTCGCTCCGCTCCCGCTCGGCATCGCTGCGGGCCTGTTTCTGGGCAAGCAGATCGGCATTTTCGGGAGTGTCTGGCTGTCGGTTCGCTTCGGCATTGCCGGGCGGCTGCGCGGCGCGACCTGGCTCCAGGTCTACGGCGTTGCGCTGCTATGCGGAATTGGCTTTACGATGAGCCTTTTCATCGGGAGCCTCGCTTTCCCGGGCAACGCCTTGCTGATAGAAGAAGCCAAGATCGGCATCCTGATGGGATCGCTCATTGCGGCGCTCGCAGGATTTGCAGTCCTCCGCTTCGCGCCGCCGCATCCCGATCATGCCGCGATCGAGGCCGACAGCGCGGCCGAGATCGACACCGACGGCGATGTCCGCGACACGTCGGAAACAAAAGGAGCCGTGCCGGTCTGA